A single Salmo trutta chromosome 14, fSalTru1.1, whole genome shotgun sequence DNA region contains:
- the LOC115208189 gene encoding uncharacterized protein LOC115208189 isoform X2 produces MALFIPDMAGHLFLVILLFDTFQSIKAQGPPLPRLTVSPAVIRESDSVQLSCETSPSVSVSQCYLFTEKRDFKPSCRQTLTGTELLSWSDQRSPAVVNVRCFYYAIGSSSPSSDSDPGSVTVQVPPQLTVSPAVIRDTDTVQLRCHTSQSTSVSQCSFYIEERQHLQQNTSCQQSLTGTKLLEWAGQGPTTKVNMRCIYYAVEMSIYSPYSDPVSVTLLDLPQPKLTVSSTVIRESDSVQLSCDSSPSVSVSQCYFYTEGRDPKPSPCTRSLTGAELLSWAGERLSAEVKLRCFYTVETHYPSTHSRPAPITILGELQKPDISVNDESSHDINIICVLPESVSDGRSCNLYTGDQPQAYKEAWVRRFNTALSKLFCTFNVTKNDLFKHLQLERDVSCDYRVNTGSHSLSPRSDKYIITGQKPNITVSLKENLIITCLIPGSVSKDTTCNLYVGEQSKRLIRAHIWKKKHTDSKCWFCQFSVEENDLFRSLQSVRRKEVSCDYRVSSGPNSLSPRSDGYNFTVGLTPGPRSTLPPSTTVCPTEVSTVTSTLTPDTTVTPTSSLTSPLTPSTAVNPTSGGQSSTESVLVSTVTSTLTPDITVRPTSLTSPLAPSTAVNPTSDLTVRPTFTTDTPKSPTERGQSSTESVVNSNSQKIVLAVQLWQTAVGMASGVGVFLMGLTAVYLCRRTKKTNSQRPTTRQDDHRQCDLVMGAMSSAGMLDLRDAGIYSLITSVPSTFLPSGPVQVSANDDADSENAGIYSLITSVPSTSVPPGPFEENGKSSENDNSDTYHVYSSIPDRPATSAQPDGFYSLLQTH; encoded by the exons ATGGCATTGTTCATCCCTGATATGGCTGGTCATCTGTTCTTGGTCATCCTCCTTTTTG ATACCTTCCAATCCATCAAAGCCCAAG GCCCTCCTCTTCCCAGGTTGACAGTGAGTCCTGCAGTCATCAGAGAGAGCGACTCGGTTCAGCTGAGCTGTGAGACTTCTCCATCCGTCTCCGTGTCTCAGTGTTATCTCTTCACTGAGAAAAGAGACTTTAAACCATCCTGTCGGCAGACACTCACAGGGACTGAGCTCCTCTCGTGGTCAGATCAACGTTCACCTGCTGTGGTCAATGTGAGATGTTTCTACTATGCTATTGGTAGTTCTTCCCCATCCTCTGACAGCGACCCTGGCTCAGTCACTGTCCAAG TCCCTCCTCAGCTGACAGTGAGTCCTGCAGTCATCAGGGATACAGACACAGTTCAGCTGAGATGTCACACTTCTCAATCTACCTCTGTGTCTCAGTGTTCCTTCTACATAGAGGAAAGACAACATCTCCAACAAAACACATCCTGTCAACAGTCACTCACAGGGACCAAGCTGCTTGAATGGGCAGGTCAAGGTCCAACCACCAAGGTCAACATGAGATGTATCTACTATGCTGTAGAGATGTCTATCTACTCTCCTTACAGTGATCCTGTCTCAGTCACTCTCCTGG ACCTCCCTCAGCCCAAGCTGACAGTGAGTTCTACAGTCATCAGAGAGAGTGACTCAGTTCAGCTGAGCTGTGActcctctccatctgtctctgtgtctcagtgttaCTTCTACACAGAGGGGAGAGACCCTAAACCCTCACCCTGTACGAGGTCACTCACAGGGGCTGAGCTGCTCTCGTGGGCAGGTGAACGTTTATCTGCTGAGGTCAAACTGAGATGTTTTTACACAGTAGAGACTCACTATCCATCGACGCACAGTCGTCCTGCGCCTATCACTAttcttg GTGAACTGCAGAAACCAGACATTAGTGTCAATGACGAATCTTCTCATGACATCAACATTATTTGTGTACTTCCTGAGTCTGTCAGTGATGGTCGTAGCTGTAACCTGTACACTGGAGACCAGCCTCAGGCCTACAAAGAGGCTTGGGTCAGGAGATTTAACACAGCATTATCCAAACTATTCTGTACCTTCAATGTTACTAAGAATGATCTGTTCAAGCATCTGCAGTTGGAGAGAGATGTGAGCTGTGACTATAGAGTGAACACAGGATCACACTCTCTGTCTCCCCGCAGTGATAAATACATTATTACAG GTCAGAAACCAAATATTACAGTCAGTCTGAAAGAGAACCTCATCATCACCTGTTTAATTCCCGGCTCTGTCAGTAAAGACACCACCTGTAACCTGTATGTTGGAGAGCAGAGTAAGCGTCTTATAAGAGCACACATCTGGAAGAAGAAACACACAGATTCCAAATGCTGGTTCTGTCAATTCTCTGTAGAGGAGAATGATCTTTTTAGAAGTCTACAGTCAGTGAGGCGTAAGGAGGTGAGCTGTGACTACAGAGTGAGCTCAGGACCAAACTCTCTCTCACCACGCAGTGATGGGTACAACTTTACAG TGGGTTTGACTCCAGGTCCTAGATCTACTTTGCCTCCCAGCACAACAGTATGTCCTACAGAAG TTTCAACTGTTACTTCTACTTTGACCCCAGACACCACAGTGACACCAACTTCCA GTTTGACCTCTCCTTTGACCCCCAGTACAGCAGTGAATCCTACATCAG GAGGTCAAAGCTCCACAGAAAGCGTTCTGG TTTCGACTGTTACTTCTACTTTGACCCCTGACATCACAGTGAGACCAACTA GTTTGACCTCTCCTTTGGCCCCCAGCACAGCAGTGAATCCTACATCAG ATTTGACTGTTAGACCTACCTTTACAACTGACACCCCAAAGAGTCCAACTGAAA GAGGTCAAAGCTCCACAGAAAGCGTTGTGAATTCAAACAGTCAAAAAATAGTTTTGG CGGTGCAATTATGGCAGACAGCAGTGGGTATGGCTTCTGGAGTGGGCGTGTTCCTGATGGGATTGACAGCTGTCTATCTCTGCAGGAGGACCA AGAAAACCAATTCTCAGAG ACCTACAACCAGACAGGATGATCACAGACAAT GTGATTTGGTGATGGGAGCTATGAGCAGTGCAGGCATGTTGGATCTAAGGGATGCTGGGATCTATTCTCTCATCACCTCTGTACCGTCCACGTTTTTGCCCTCAG GTCCTGTGCAGGTATCTGCAAATGATGAT gCTGATTCAGAGAATGCAGGGATCTACAGCCTGATCACTTCTGTACCATCCACATCTGTACCACCAG GTCCTTTTGAAGAAAATGGAAAGTCATCTGAAAACGACAAT TCTGATACGTACCACGTATACAGCTCAATCCCCGACAGACCAGCAACCTCAGCCCAGCCGGATGGGTTTTACAGTCTTCTGCAGACACACTGA
- the LOC115208189 gene encoding uncharacterized protein LOC115208189 isoform X1: MALFIPDMAGHLFLVILLFDTFQSIKAQGPPLPRLTVSPAVIRESDSVQLSCETSPSVSVSQCYLFTEKRDFKPSCRQTLTGTELLSWSDQRSPAVVNVRCFYYAIGSSSPSSDSDPGSVTVQVPPQLTVSPAVIRDTDTVQLRCHTSQSTSVSQCSFYIEERQHLQQNTSCQQSLTGTKLLEWAGQGPTTKVNMRCIYYAVEMSIYSPYSDPVSVTLLDLPQPKLTVSSTVIRESDSVQLSCDSSPSVSVSQCYFYTEGRDPKPSPCTRSLTGAELLSWAGERLSAEVKLRCFYTVETHYPSTHSRPAPITILGELQKPDISVNDESSHDINIICVLPESVSDGRSCNLYTGDQPQAYKEAWVRRFNTALSKLFCTFNVTKNDLFKHLQLERDVSCDYRVNTGSHSLSPRSDKYIITGQKPNITVSLKENLIITCLIPGSVSKDTTCNLYVGEQSKRLIRAHIWKKKHTDSKCWFCQFSVEENDLFRSLQSVRRKEVSCDYRVSSGPNSLSPRSDGYNFTVGLTPGPRSTLPPSTTVCPTEVSTVTSTLTPDTTVTPTSSLTSPLTPSTAVNPTSGGQSSTESVLAISTVTSTLTPDITVRPTSLTSPLAPSTAVNPTSDLTVRPTFTTDTPKSPTERGQSSTESVVNSNSQKIVLAVQLWQTAVGMASGVGVFLMGLTAVYLCRRTKKTNSQRPTTRQDDHRQCDLVMGAMSSAGMLDLRDAGIYSLITSVPSTFLPSGPVQVSANDDADSENAGIYSLITSVPSTSVPPGPFEENGKSSENDNSDTYHVYSSIPDRPATSAQPDGFYSLLQTH, from the exons ATGGCATTGTTCATCCCTGATATGGCTGGTCATCTGTTCTTGGTCATCCTCCTTTTTG ATACCTTCCAATCCATCAAAGCCCAAG GCCCTCCTCTTCCCAGGTTGACAGTGAGTCCTGCAGTCATCAGAGAGAGCGACTCGGTTCAGCTGAGCTGTGAGACTTCTCCATCCGTCTCCGTGTCTCAGTGTTATCTCTTCACTGAGAAAAGAGACTTTAAACCATCCTGTCGGCAGACACTCACAGGGACTGAGCTCCTCTCGTGGTCAGATCAACGTTCACCTGCTGTGGTCAATGTGAGATGTTTCTACTATGCTATTGGTAGTTCTTCCCCATCCTCTGACAGCGACCCTGGCTCAGTCACTGTCCAAG TCCCTCCTCAGCTGACAGTGAGTCCTGCAGTCATCAGGGATACAGACACAGTTCAGCTGAGATGTCACACTTCTCAATCTACCTCTGTGTCTCAGTGTTCCTTCTACATAGAGGAAAGACAACATCTCCAACAAAACACATCCTGTCAACAGTCACTCACAGGGACCAAGCTGCTTGAATGGGCAGGTCAAGGTCCAACCACCAAGGTCAACATGAGATGTATCTACTATGCTGTAGAGATGTCTATCTACTCTCCTTACAGTGATCCTGTCTCAGTCACTCTCCTGG ACCTCCCTCAGCCCAAGCTGACAGTGAGTTCTACAGTCATCAGAGAGAGTGACTCAGTTCAGCTGAGCTGTGActcctctccatctgtctctgtgtctcagtgttaCTTCTACACAGAGGGGAGAGACCCTAAACCCTCACCCTGTACGAGGTCACTCACAGGGGCTGAGCTGCTCTCGTGGGCAGGTGAACGTTTATCTGCTGAGGTCAAACTGAGATGTTTTTACACAGTAGAGACTCACTATCCATCGACGCACAGTCGTCCTGCGCCTATCACTAttcttg GTGAACTGCAGAAACCAGACATTAGTGTCAATGACGAATCTTCTCATGACATCAACATTATTTGTGTACTTCCTGAGTCTGTCAGTGATGGTCGTAGCTGTAACCTGTACACTGGAGACCAGCCTCAGGCCTACAAAGAGGCTTGGGTCAGGAGATTTAACACAGCATTATCCAAACTATTCTGTACCTTCAATGTTACTAAGAATGATCTGTTCAAGCATCTGCAGTTGGAGAGAGATGTGAGCTGTGACTATAGAGTGAACACAGGATCACACTCTCTGTCTCCCCGCAGTGATAAATACATTATTACAG GTCAGAAACCAAATATTACAGTCAGTCTGAAAGAGAACCTCATCATCACCTGTTTAATTCCCGGCTCTGTCAGTAAAGACACCACCTGTAACCTGTATGTTGGAGAGCAGAGTAAGCGTCTTATAAGAGCACACATCTGGAAGAAGAAACACACAGATTCCAAATGCTGGTTCTGTCAATTCTCTGTAGAGGAGAATGATCTTTTTAGAAGTCTACAGTCAGTGAGGCGTAAGGAGGTGAGCTGTGACTACAGAGTGAGCTCAGGACCAAACTCTCTCTCACCACGCAGTGATGGGTACAACTTTACAG TGGGTTTGACTCCAGGTCCTAGATCTACTTTGCCTCCCAGCACAACAGTATGTCCTACAGAAG TTTCAACTGTTACTTCTACTTTGACCCCAGACACCACAGTGACACCAACTTCCA GTTTGACCTCTCCTTTGACCCCCAGTACAGCAGTGAATCCTACATCAG GAGGTCAAAGCTCCACAGAAAGCGTTCTGG CAATTTCGACTGTTACTTCTACTTTGACCCCTGACATCACAGTGAGACCAACTA GTTTGACCTCTCCTTTGGCCCCCAGCACAGCAGTGAATCCTACATCAG ATTTGACTGTTAGACCTACCTTTACAACTGACACCCCAAAGAGTCCAACTGAAA GAGGTCAAAGCTCCACAGAAAGCGTTGTGAATTCAAACAGTCAAAAAATAGTTTTGG CGGTGCAATTATGGCAGACAGCAGTGGGTATGGCTTCTGGAGTGGGCGTGTTCCTGATGGGATTGACAGCTGTCTATCTCTGCAGGAGGACCA AGAAAACCAATTCTCAGAG ACCTACAACCAGACAGGATGATCACAGACAAT GTGATTTGGTGATGGGAGCTATGAGCAGTGCAGGCATGTTGGATCTAAGGGATGCTGGGATCTATTCTCTCATCACCTCTGTACCGTCCACGTTTTTGCCCTCAG GTCCTGTGCAGGTATCTGCAAATGATGAT gCTGATTCAGAGAATGCAGGGATCTACAGCCTGATCACTTCTGTACCATCCACATCTGTACCACCAG GTCCTTTTGAAGAAAATGGAAAGTCATCTGAAAACGACAAT TCTGATACGTACCACGTATACAGCTCAATCCCCGACAGACCAGCAACCTCAGCCCAGCCGGATGGGTTTTACAGTCTTCTGCAGACACACTGA